CAAACAACGTGGGATCGTAAAAACCACATGAAAATGTTTTACCGGCGGCAGGTTGGCTGCCAGTTTATCAACCCATTGCACTTTCTTAACAAACTGGCACTTGGGGCAATTGCGGTTACGGCAAGAGTTGTATGATGGACGCTGGTAGCCACAACTATCGCAGCGGTCAATGTGTCCGCCAAGTGCAGCGGTGCGGCAGCGGATGATGGCATCGAAAGCTTTTTGCTGTTGGGGGCAAAGCTGGTGATGTTGCAGGAATGATTTGGCATGGCTGCTGAAAATATCTGCAAGCTCAATGCGCTGGCGAGTATTTTGCATCGGATTCAAACCTTACACATTCATGGAATCCAATGGAGAAACAACGCTGGCGGGGTTGATGGTTACCAGGTGAAGATACCCTGCAGTGGTTTTCAGTGAAGTGTGCCCGAGAAATTGCTGGATCAGCCGGAGGTTTACGCCTTTTCGAGCAAATGGGTAGCAAAGCAGTGCCTGAGGGTGTGAAAGGAGATTTGTTTCTTAATGCCAGCTTTCAGGGCCGATTTCTTAACAATAGTGTTCAGGGTCTGATCTGCCAGGGGCTTTCCTTTTTTTCCGCGGACTTCAAAAGATAGCATGAAGGCCTTTCGCACTTATAATAATGCCTTAAGATCTCGAGGGTTTTTGTTGCCAGGATTGTGTAGCGGTCTTTCTTTCCTTTGCCCTGAACCACATGCACCTGCATACGTGCCGAATCAATGGCTGAAGGCTTTATCAATTGTACTTCCTCACGCCTGAGGCCGGAAGAGTATGCCAGCATCAAAATGGCACGGTGTTTAATGTTTTGTGTAACAGCGATCAGTTTTTCTATTTCGGCAAGCGATAACACAACCGGAAGCTTTTGGTGCGCCGTGGGCGTTTTATTTTTATGTCCTCCCAGTTGTGTTTAAGTACATCGGTTTGCAAGATCTTAAAAGCGCTGATGTACTGGTTAACGCAGGATGTGGAAATACCTTCCTGCGTGATACGCCGGTGAAGATAATCTTTGAATTGATTTGTTGTAATTTTGTCAATAGGCAGATGAAAGAAGTTTTCTACCTTTGACATCAGCTCGCCATAAGTATGTATGGTTCTTGGGCTGTAATTTCTGAGTTGCATCTCACGGAGAAGCCGCTCAACAAGTTGAGAATGATTCTTTTTCATTTTGGTAAGTTTTAAAGTTTGCACCCTAAAATTACCAGAATTTTACCGCCTCCGAAAGGGGGCGGTTTAGTTCAACTCGTTTATAGGTCTGCCAAAATCATCCTTATTCACTGCAAAATGGGTGTATAGGTCTGACAAATGTCAGGTTTTATTTCATTCATTCTTGGTCGTTGTTTTAATAATTCATCAAAGGGTGACTTGATTTTAGTTAAACATTTTTCGGTAACGTGGGTGTAAATTTCCGTTGTTTTGCTGCTTTTATGCCCAAGCAATTCCTGGATATACCTGAGGTCAGTTCCCCCTTCCGGCAAATCAGAACCATCCGATGGCATCAACCGGTTCAAACCACGTTTCATAACTACCTTTCTGGTATGGTTGATTGCTACATTTGTTACTGCCATGGCATATGGTTTTGGTGGTGCATTGGCTCAACCTTCCTGTTGATGCGTATTTTCGCATTTTCTGGTCTGGCTTTTGCCGTGCCGGTGCTACCTGTTTGCTGCCCCACAGATTCGCTTCGGTTTCGTGCCGCTAACTGATTGGCCGGCAAGTTTCAAACCTACAAAAAATCTTTTCATTGTCAAGTGTTTACGAAAAAATAATGATAGTAGTATAAGTCATTGGCCTTTAGCATGTTGATACTCCTGCCGTGTTATTTCCAGAGGTAACTTGTAAGTTAATTGGTCGGTTGGGCTGAGATGGTAATCAACTTGTGGGCAGATCAGCTAAAATTCACGGATTACATTTCTCACTTAAAGGTACGCTTCGCCGCCAGTTTACGGAAAAATGTGTGCCGACAAGGGTTGGTCAGGGCTTCGCACAGTAACGTCTGATCAGGGGGTAGGCCTGCACTATGCCTTGTTCTCCGGCTTTCGAAAGGTCGTGGCAAGCCAGTCGGGTTTCCGACAGGTAGAGCAGCACCAGTGCGCGGTTGAACCAGCTTTCCCCCAGCCCGGGTTGCACGGCCAGTGCATTGCTGAAGGCATCGATGGAAGGGTGATATTGCTTGTCGAGCAGGAGCATATAACCCAGGTTGTGGTGTGCGGCTGCCGGGCTTCCGGATGCTGTGGTGAGTGTGCTGAGGGTGGCGATGGCCAGGTCGAGGTTGGGCTTTGGAGCAGCGGGACGAGGACTCGGCGCAGCGCCTGCGCTTGCGATGGTGAGTTCGTAAGTATGCGGGGCATCGGCTTTTATCAGTTCGCTTAAGCACATGGCTGCTGAGAGGTTGATCCGGGCAGCGCGGTACAACACCGACTCGTGTCCGATGGAAGAAAAGCCGTTGATGGCATGGTGGTAATTTCCTTTCTGCAGTTCGTGCGATGCTTGTATGAAAGCATAAAGGTCGGCTTCGTTGCCTGCAAGAGGCAATGGATCAGCCATTGCAGTGGCCGCATCAGCTTCATTACTGGGCACAAATCCGAAAACCAGTTGCTGATCAAAACTCAGGTCAATTGCTGCGCTGAATTCGTCGCGCAGGAGCCTGGTCTCCTGTCCGCGTGGCCTGGCCGATACGATAAAAAGCCCGAAGGGCGCCACATCCGGTGGTGCAAACTGTGGCCTGCCGGCCAGGCCCGGGCCGGCAAACTCCGATTGTAGCCGCATGATTTTGTTGAACCAGAGCGAGTCGTTTCGGAACGGGCTGTCCGGAAGATCAGGCAAGCTCTGTTCGTCGAGCAGGCGAGCCGCCGTTTCCCTGTCGTCCGATGCACCTTTCTGGTTTCCAAGCGTTTTTCGGGCATCAGCACGGTTGAGCCAGGCAGCCACAAAACCCGGAAACAGGATGATGGCACGGCTGAAGTCGTCTTCTGCTTCGCGAAAAGCGTTGATTTTCATGTGTGCCACACCTTTGTTGAACCAACTGAGGATGTGGGCTGGCTGCCGGTTTAAGACTTCTTCGAAAAGTTCGATGGCACGCTTGTAATCTTTTAACTGACTGTAGATGAGTGCCCTGTTGTAGGTGGCAAGGTTGTTGGCTGGTTCGAGCGTATTCACTTTCTCCAGCGAGATCAGAGCGGCTGTGGTGTCGCCGATTTCGAGCTGCACAAGTGCCTGCTGAAAGAAAACTATGGGTTCATCGGGATGAATTCGGGCCAGTGTGGCAAATTCGTCGAGGGCTTCTGCCTTTCGTCCGGTCTCGGCTTTGAGCAAGGCAAGCCTGAGCCGGGCATCGAGCGAAAAAGTGTTGTAATGCACGGCCTGTTCGAGGTCGGCAAGGGCTTCGTCGGATTTTCCCATGGCCTGGTTGGCCATACCTTTTTTTGTCCAGGCTTCTGCATTGCGTGGCTGGATGGTGAGGGCCATGCTGTATTCGGCCAGGGCTTCCTGTGCGCGGTTGAGGTGCAACAAGGCATCACCCAGGGCTATGCGAAGTCCGGCATCGTAAGGATCGAGCTCCAGGGCCTTGCCGAAGTCCTGCATGGCGTCGAAGTAGTTGGCCAGCCGGATGCGGGTAAGACCGCGATAGTGGTACGACCTGATGTGCAAGGGGTGAAGCTGCAGGGCCTGACCAAAATCGCTTTCGGCGCCGGCAAAGTCGCCCAGGCTGTATTTTGCCACGCCGCGCAAAAACCAGGGTTCAAAGCGGTCGGGACGAACACCAATGGCGGTATTGAGGCTGCGCAATGCGTCCACATAACGCTCTTCGCTGAGTTCGAAACGGGCCTGCTGAATAAAAGCACGATGGTTCACCTGAGCCGGCATGAGCACGGGAATCAGCATCAGGATCACCATTACAAATGTAGCGCGCATCCGGCTTAAGCCCTGGATTTGGTTTTGTAAACCAGGCGTATGTTGCTCATCTCCATGTGTTTATCCACTGCCTTGCACATGTCGTAGATGGTCAGCAGGGCCACATTCACCGCGGTGAGTGCTTCCATTTCGACGCCTGTTGGCCCGGTGCAGCGGGCTTCGGAGGTCACCTTCACGCCCTGGCTGGTTGTCTCGGTTTTCACTGAGATATGGCTCAGCTGAAGCGGATGGCAAAGCGGGATGAGCTGCCAGGTGAGTTTTGCTGCCTGAATGCCAGCTATCTCGGCCACGGTGAGCACGTCGCCTTTTTTCATCTGGTTCTGGCTGATCAGTTCGAGGGTTTGCGGGCTCAGGCTGATAAACCCTTCGGCCGATGCCGCACGCTCCACCGCAGGCTTGGCGCTCACATCCACCATGCTGGCCTTGCCTTTTTCGTCGGTATGTGTCAGTTTAGCCATTTGGTAAAATTCCTTTGGTATATAAAGCAACAAATGAAAATTTATTGCTGAACAATATTAGATGAAGTTTTTCATTCAGGTTGGGGGTTTTTCAACATGGAAGAGCGATCTGGTAAAATTGCATCTGTCACCGGAGGAAGATTCCGGTTATCGGCTTTCAACATTTTTTTATTCTGCCTGGTGGTTGGGCGATGTTTCGCACCTGCGGTTATATTAACGTGTCGCCCCTACGGGGCTATTGGCGTGTCGCCCCGCTGGGGCTATTGACGTGCCGCCCCGCTGGGGCTATTGACGTGCCGCCCCAAACGGGGCTATTGACGTGTCGCCCCTAACGGGGCTATTGACGTGTCGCCCCAAACGGGGCTATTGACGTGTCGCCCCTACGGGGCTATTGACGTGTCGCCCCGCTGGGGCTATTGACGTGCCGCCCCGCTGGGGCTATTGACGTGTCGCCCCAAACGGGGCTATTGGCGTGTCGCCCCTAACGGGGCTATTGACGTGTCGCCCCTAACGGGGCTATTGACGTGTCGCCCCTAACGGGGCTATTGACGTGTCGCCCCTAACGGGGCTATTGACGTGTCGCCCCTACGGGGCTATTGACGTGTCGCCCCTAACGGGGCTATTGACGTGTCGCCCCTACGGGGCTATTGACGTGTCGCCCCGCTGGGGCTATTGGCGTGTCGCCCCGCTGGGGCTATTGACTGGATGGTTTGTTGTGTGCAATGTAGTTAAATTATTGGGATGAAAGGGTTAGCAACTGATGTTTTATCCGCCGATGTTGCTGAACTGGTTTTTGTGGTTTGCCGAGCCGCAGGCCGGTTTGTTGGTTATGGCTGCCAGCCAGGCCTGTTCGATGCCCAGGGTACGGACGTTGTAGGCAAGGTCGCTGAACAGGCAGGGTTTGAGGTCGCCATTGGCAGTGAGGCGCATGCGGTTGCAGCTGGCACAATGGCCGCCATCGCCACCTATCACCTGCGAAAACTGACCTGTTTCGAGGTTCATCTCTTTGATGTAGCGAAGCTGCAGGCCTTCCTGCCTGCAAAACTCCCTCACGCCGGCTGCATCGGGTTCGTCCGGACTTTTTTTGATCACACAATTAATTTTGATAGGTTCGAGGCCGGCCTGCCTTGCGGCCCGGATTCCCCGAAACACATCTTCCACGTCTCCAACACGTGTAATTTCGCGAAACCTTTGCGGGTCCACGCTGTCGAGGCTGATGTTTACACGCTGTAGTCCCGCGGCTTTTAGTTCGGCTGCAAAACGCCCGAGCAACACCCCATTGGTGGTCATGGTCAGCTCGCTGATGCCTGGCACGCCGGCAAGCATGGCCACAAGCTGCACGATGTTTTTCCGCACCAGGGGTTCACCTCCTGTGATGCGGATTTTGTTCACGCCATGGGCTGCGGCATGACGCACCACGGCTTCAATTTCCTCAAAGGTCAGGACGGCACTGTGCGGCAAAGGGTCGATGCCACAAGCCGGCATGCAGTAGGTGCACCGGAGGTTGCATCGGTCGGTGACCGAGACCCGCAGATAGGTGATTTTCCGGTTAAAAGAGTCGAACATCAGTGGGTTCTCCAGCTTTAATTTCTTTGACACCAGCCGGGATGCTCATCAGGCCGTCGGCATCGGTCATGGCGTTGATGTGTGCAGAGCCATGGTACTCCAGCGGCACCACCTCGCCCAACGCATTCAGCTTCACCGGCACAAACAGCTGGCGTTCGCTGTTCTTCCTGAAAAAATCAACCGAAAGTTTTAGTCTTACAACCGGAAGCGCGTAATCGTGCCCCATGAGGTGATAAAGGAATGGCACCCCCAGCAAGCGAAAGATGTTGTGCGACGATACCGGATTGCCCGGCAAAGCCAGGATGAACTGGTTTTTGTCCGACGAGGCAAAGACGGTGGGCCTTCCCGGCTGCACGGCCAGTGATTTGAAACTAATCCGAAAACCCATCCGGTGCAGTACTTTGGGCACATAGTCGTAATCGCCCATCGAGATGCCGCCGCTGAGCAGCAGGACGTCGGCCTGTTGCAATGCGTCTGCCATCATGTGCCAGGTTTCCTCTTCACGGTCGGGGATGATGCCCCCAAAAATTGGTTCGAGATGCATCTGACGAAGAAGTGCAAGCAGCTGGCTGCTATTGGCATCGCGTATCTGACCTTTTGCTGGAAATTTGTCCGGACTTACCAGCTCGTCGCCTGTGGAAAATACGCATACCAGCGGGCGTTTTGCTACACTGAGTTTGGTGGCACCAGCGCCTGCCGCCACAGCCAGATGCG
This window of the Bacteroidota bacterium genome carries:
- a CDS encoding transposase zinc-binding domain-containing protein; the protein is MQNTRQRIELADIFSSHAKSFLQHHQLCPQQQKAFDAIIRCRTAALGGHIDRCDSCGYQRPSYNSCRNRNCPKCQFVKKVQWVDKLAANLPPVKHFHVVFTIPRCLHQLFS
- a CDS encoding tyrosine-type recombinase/integrase: MLSFEVRGKKGKPLADQTLNTIVKKSALKAGIKKQISFHTLRHCFATHLLEKA
- a CDS encoding tyrosine-type recombinase/integrase, with translation MLSLAEIEKLIAVTQNIKHRAILMLAYSSGLRREEVQLIKPSAIDSARMQVHVVQGKGKKDRYTILATKTLEILRHYYKCERPSCYLLKSAEKKESPWQIRP
- a CDS encoding phage integrase N-terminal SAM-like domain-containing protein → MKKNHSQLVERLLREMQLRNYSPRTIHTYGELMSKVENFFHLPIDKITTNQFKDYLHRRITQEGISTSCVNQYISAFKILQTDVLKHNWEDIKIKRPRRTKSFRLCYRLPK
- a CDS encoding tyrosine-type recombinase/integrase translates to MKRGLNRLMPSDGSDLPEGGTDLRYIQELLGHKSSKTTEIYTHVTEKCLTKIKSPFDELLKQRPRMNEIKPDICQTYTPILQ
- a CDS encoding tetratricopeptide repeat protein, giving the protein MRATFVMVILMLIPVLMPAQVNHRAFIQQARFELSEERYVDALRSLNTAIGVRPDRFEPWFLRGVAKYSLGDFAGAESDFGQALQLHPLHIRSYHYRGLTRIRLANYFDAMQDFGKALELDPYDAGLRIALGDALLHLNRAQEALAEYSMALTIQPRNAEAWTKKGMANQAMGKSDEALADLEQAVHYNTFSLDARLRLALLKAETGRKAEALDEFATLARIHPDEPIVFFQQALVQLEIGDTTAALISLEKVNTLEPANNLATYNRALIYSQLKDYKRAIELFEEVLNRQPAHILSWFNKGVAHMKINAFREAEDDFSRAIILFPGFVAAWLNRADARKTLGNQKGASDDRETAARLLDEQSLPDLPDSPFRNDSLWFNKIMRLQSEFAGPGLAGRPQFAPPDVAPFGLFIVSARPRGQETRLLRDEFSAAIDLSFDQQLVFGFVPSNEADAATAMADPLPLAGNEADLYAFIQASHELQKGNYHHAINGFSSIGHESVLYRAARINLSAAMCLSELIKADAPHTYELTIASAGAAPSPRPAAPKPNLDLAIATLSTLTTASGSPAAAHHNLGYMLLLDKQYHPSIDAFSNALAVQPGLGESWFNRALVLLYLSETRLACHDLSKAGEQGIVQAYPLIRRYCAKP
- the moaC gene encoding cyclic pyranopterin monophosphate synthase MoaC; the protein is MAKLTHTDEKGKASMVDVSAKPAVERAASAEGFISLSPQTLELISQNQMKKGDVLTVAEIAGIQAAKLTWQLIPLCHPLQLSHISVKTETTSQGVKVTSEARCTGPTGVEMEALTAVNVALLTIYDMCKAVDKHMEMSNIRLVYKTKSRA
- a CDS encoding GTP 3',8-cyclase MoaA, encoding MFDSFNRKITYLRVSVTDRCNLRCTYCMPACGIDPLPHSAVLTFEEIEAVVRHAAAHGVNKIRITGGEPLVRKNIVQLVAMLAGVPGISELTMTTNGVLLGRFAAELKAAGLQRVNISLDSVDPQRFREITRVGDVEDVFRGIRAARQAGLEPIKINCVIKKSPDEPDAAGVREFCRQEGLQLRYIKEMNLETGQFSQVIGGDGGHCASCNRMRLTANGDLKPCLFSDLAYNVRTLGIEQAWLAAITNKPACGSANHKNQFSNIGG
- a CDS encoding molybdopterin molybdotransferase MoeA, with protein sequence MLSLDQALALLKSLPYNPEKEEIALNQALGRVLAEDVRSDMDMPPFDKASVDGYACRKADLQLPLELIEVVAAGQVPVKTVGEGQCTKIMTGAAVPDGADCVVMVEDTSTDNNGRVVVHSMPKKSNIARKAEDISRGQVVLKKGTLMKPAHLAVAAGAGATKLSVAKRPLVCVFSTGDELVSPDKFPAKGQIRDANSSQLLALLRQMHLEPIFGGIIPDREEETWHMMADALQQADVLLLSGGISMGDYDYVPKVLHRMGFRISFKSLAVQPGRPTVFASSDKNQFILALPGNPVSSHNIFRLLGVPFLYHLMGHDYALPVVRLKLSVDFFRKNSERQLFVPVKLNALGEVVPLEYHGSAHINAMTDADGLMSIPAGVKEIKAGEPTDVRLF